A single genomic interval of Sinorhizobium garamanticum harbors:
- the hutF gene encoding formimidoylglutamate deiminase, whose product MATFPVQRLFAERALLPSGWAENVAITLDGRGAITSVTSGQSIAEGDERLSGPVVPAIANLHSHAFQRAMAGLAEVAGTGDDSFWTWREEMYRTVGLVDPDDVEAIAAKLYMEMLKGGFGRVVEFHYLHHQADGTPYADPAEMSLRILSAAKATGIGLTHLPVFYAHTNFGGAAPNPGQRPFLHDPDRFLALLDRLGPACSKAGAKLGYAIHSLRAATPDEMRTILDAAPASGPIHIHVAEQTREVDDCLAWSGRRPVEWLLDEMPVDARWCAIHATHMTAEETKRLAASGAVAGLCPATEANLGDGIFPAVEFIAEGGRVGIGTDSHVATSIAEELRLLEYGQRLRDRRRNRLAAGPGASVGRSIFEAALAGGAQAAGLDAPGIKAGAHADLVVLDGANPYIAAASGNQLLDRWLFALGGETVRDVMVAGQWKIRNGRHDREEDIDRAFGRVLTKLK is encoded by the coding sequence ATGGCAACTTTTCCCGTCCAACGGCTCTTCGCGGAACGTGCTCTCCTTCCAAGCGGCTGGGCCGAAAACGTGGCCATTACCCTTGACGGTAGAGGCGCCATCACATCGGTCACATCAGGCCAATCCATCGCGGAAGGCGATGAGCGACTTTCGGGACCGGTGGTTCCGGCGATTGCCAACCTTCACTCCCATGCGTTTCAACGCGCCATGGCCGGCCTCGCGGAAGTGGCGGGCACGGGAGACGACAGTTTCTGGACCTGGCGCGAGGAAATGTACCGCACTGTCGGCCTCGTCGACCCTGATGACGTCGAGGCCATCGCCGCCAAGCTTTACATGGAGATGCTGAAGGGCGGCTTCGGCCGCGTGGTCGAGTTCCATTATCTTCATCACCAGGCAGACGGCACCCCTTATGCCGATCCGGCCGAAATGTCGCTCCGGATATTGAGCGCGGCCAAGGCGACGGGCATCGGTCTGACCCATCTGCCCGTCTTTTATGCCCATACCAATTTCGGCGGTGCGGCGCCTAATCCCGGCCAGCGTCCGTTCCTGCATGATCCGGATCGCTTTCTCGCTCTTCTCGATCGCCTCGGCCCCGCCTGTTCGAAGGCTGGCGCAAAACTCGGCTATGCCATTCATTCCTTGCGCGCCGCGACGCCGGACGAGATGCGGACAATTCTCGATGCGGCTCCGGCCTCCGGCCCCATTCACATTCATGTGGCCGAGCAGACGCGCGAAGTCGACGACTGCCTGGCATGGAGCGGCCGGCGGCCGGTCGAATGGCTGCTTGACGAGATGCCCGTCGACGCACGCTGGTGCGCCATCCACGCGACCCACATGACGGCTGAGGAAACGAAGCGGCTGGCTGCTTCGGGGGCGGTCGCCGGCCTTTGCCCCGCAACCGAGGCCAATCTCGGCGACGGCATCTTTCCCGCAGTCGAGTTCATCGCCGAGGGCGGCCGCGTCGGCATCGGCACCGATAGCCATGTCGCAACCAGCATCGCGGAAGAACTGCGCCTTCTCGAATACGGCCAGCGGCTGCGCGATCGCCGGCGCAACCGGCTCGCCGCCGGTCCCGGCGCGTCCGTCGGGCGATCGATCTTCGAGGCCGCCCTTGCCGGCGGGGCGCAAGCCGCCGGTCTCGACGCACCCGGCATCAAAGCCGGCGCACACGCCGATCTCGTCGTCCTCGACGGGGCCAATCCCTATATCGCCGCGGCAAGCGGCAACCAGCTTCTCGACCGCTGGCTCTTTGCACTTGGCGGCGAAACGGTCCGCGACGTCATGGTCGCCGGCCAATGGAAGATCCGCAACGGACGCCATGATCGGGAGGAAGACATAGACCGCGCCTTCGGGCGGGTTCTGACGAAACTGAAATAG
- the hutC gene encoding histidine utilization repressor produces MTLRGGTSDIPTFAEGPVPRYEAVKQFIRSRIESGEWPANHRIPSENDIVADLGVSRMTANRALRELASEGAITRVQGVGSFVAAHKGSTALLEVRNIADEIRERGHRHTSRLTVLQEEPASPEIGHALGLPTGARVFHSIMVHSENEMPIQIEDRFVNPAVCPEYMAQDFRAMTPNAYLTLVAPITRTEQIVEAVSPKPWECKLLAIGRNEPCLMIRRRTWSETASVTTARLLYPGTRYRLEGVSQ; encoded by the coding sequence ATGACGCTACGGGGGGGGACAAGCGACATACCGACTTTCGCTGAAGGACCCGTGCCGCGCTATGAGGCGGTAAAGCAATTCATTCGCAGCCGAATCGAGAGCGGCGAATGGCCCGCCAATCATCGGATACCGTCCGAAAACGATATCGTCGCGGATCTCGGCGTCAGCCGGATGACGGCGAACCGAGCGTTGCGAGAGCTTGCTAGCGAAGGCGCGATCACTCGGGTTCAGGGGGTCGGATCCTTTGTTGCGGCCCATAAGGGCAGCACGGCGCTCCTCGAGGTCCGCAACATCGCGGACGAGATCCGCGAGCGCGGCCATCGACACACCTCCCGGCTGACCGTGTTGCAGGAGGAGCCGGCGAGCCCCGAGATCGGCCACGCACTCGGGCTTCCGACGGGAGCCAGGGTGTTCCATTCGATCATGGTCCACAGCGAGAACGAGATGCCGATCCAGATCGAGGATCGGTTCGTCAACCCGGCTGTCTGCCCTGAATACATGGCGCAGGATTTCCGAGCCATGACCCCGAACGCCTATCTGACCCTGGTGGCGCCGATCACCCGCACCGAGCAGATCGTCGAGGCGGTGTCGCCCAAGCCCTGGGAATGCAAGCTTCTCGCGATCGGCCGCAACGAACCGTGCCTGATGATCCGTCGCCGGACCTGGTCGGAAACGGCGAGCGTGACCACCGCGCGGCTGCTTTATCCGGGCACGCGCTATCGCCTTGAGGGCGTCTCGCAGTGA
- a CDS encoding ABC transporter substrate-binding protein: MSISTLKLTLAAAGLMVAASTGSASASYCGDGKTVTFAGIDWESGAFITEVMKAILAKGYDCQVDSIPGNSVTLEQATANNDVQIFAEEWLGRSDVWNKAVEEKKVVAVGKTFVGASEGWFVPDYIVHGDPSRNIEAKAPDLKSVSQLSDPKIVEIFADPEEPSKGRFLNCPSGWTCEGVSSAKLEAYKLGETYVNFRPGTGTALDSAITSAYLQGEPILFYYWSPTAIMGKFKLVQLEEPAYNEACWKELSSANGKRDEGCAFPSVDVAYGVNSTFAAEAPEIVAVLEKATFPLEDVNGSLAYMADNKVDATAAAAEFLKTKADVWGKWVSDDARGKIEASLK, from the coding sequence ATGTCGATCAGCACACTGAAACTCACCCTCGCCGCCGCCGGCCTGATGGTTGCGGCCTCCACCGGCAGCGCCAGCGCCTCCTATTGCGGCGACGGCAAGACCGTGACTTTTGCCGGCATCGACTGGGAAAGCGGTGCCTTCATCACCGAAGTCATGAAGGCGATCCTTGCCAAGGGTTATGATTGCCAGGTGGATTCCATTCCGGGCAATTCGGTGACGCTCGAACAGGCGACAGCCAACAACGATGTCCAGATCTTCGCCGAAGAATGGCTTGGCCGCTCCGATGTCTGGAACAAGGCCGTCGAGGAAAAGAAGGTCGTCGCCGTCGGCAAGACTTTCGTCGGCGCCAGCGAAGGCTGGTTCGTGCCGGACTACATCGTTCACGGTGATCCCTCGCGCAACATCGAGGCGAAGGCGCCGGACCTGAAGAGCGTGTCGCAGCTTTCCGACCCGAAGATCGTGGAGATCTTCGCGGATCCGGAAGAGCCGTCCAAGGGCCGCTTCCTGAATTGCCCGTCCGGCTGGACCTGCGAAGGCGTAAGCTCCGCCAAGCTCGAAGCTTACAAACTCGGCGAAACCTATGTGAACTTCCGCCCCGGCACCGGTACGGCGCTCGATTCGGCGATCACCTCGGCCTATCTGCAGGGCGAGCCGATTCTCTTCTACTATTGGTCGCCGACCGCGATCATGGGCAAGTTCAAGCTCGTCCAGCTTGAAGAGCCGGCATACAACGAGGCCTGCTGGAAGGAACTGAGCAGCGCCAACGGCAAGCGTGACGAAGGTTGCGCCTTTCCCTCGGTCGACGTTGCCTACGGCGTGAACAGCACCTTCGCTGCGGAGGCGCCGGAGATCGTCGCTGTCCTCGAAAAGGCAACCTTCCCGCTTGAGGACGTCAACGGTAGTCTCGCCTACATGGCCGACAACAAGGTCGACGCCACGGCCGCCGCTGCCGAGTTCCTGAAAACCAAGGCCGACGTCTGGGGCAAGTGGGTCTCCGACGACGCGCGCGGCAAGATCGAAGCAAGCCTGAAGTAA